The Tripterygium wilfordii isolate XIE 37 chromosome 21, ASM1340144v1, whole genome shotgun sequence genome segment CCACCAAAGCCACCAAATACAAGAACTTCTTTGCGATTTGTGTTACTGAAAGTACATGCAGAGTGACCCCAACGGAAAAGCTTCTCAGTTGGTTCACTAACGATCACAATTGGAGTGATAAATAGATTGCAGCCAGGAACGCCGACTAGCCCTGCCAATGATTCAAAGACTCAAACTTGCTGTCACATTAAAAGGAAATGTCTCCTGCAATCAGACACGTGTCAGTATGTAACAGCACTACTTAAACCAACTCCACAAACACATCAAAAGCACTTATGCAATTTCTCAGTAATCACTCTTCTTCATTGTGAATGAACTAGGGCTAGAAGCATATGAAAGATAGCTTTGAAATTCAAAGGTGTTTTGAGAGTGACAAGTACTCAAGTAGCTCTTTGGAAAAGGAATTAAGCTCAGTTTTCCGTGCAAACAAAGAGGAAAATCTTGAAAATAATGTCCTGGGCCATTTGTTGGATGATTTGGGTGAACAGGAATAAAGGTCTTTGAAAGGAAGGACCCGTTACTGGAGGAGATTATCATGATGGATTCTATATTATTAACTTTTGGTTCTCTAGTCATTGCAACCCCAATCTTTGTAACTGCACTGACACCCAACCCAAATAAAAACGTTATGAAAAAAATTCTTTgacatcatcttcttcctcttaatATAACCTGGGTGCTGTCTCCTTAATGCCAGTTTGAAACAAATCCTTTATTCAATCCAGGATATCTCTCAGCCTATGCCATGAATTTTAGTTACTGTTGGTGTTTAATGAAACTTTTCCCACTAACTGTCTTGATTATTTGAAAGTGAGAGACACAAATTTACAACAGAACAAGGGCATATCAACACCAACGCATAGACCATTCAAAAACTTGCATGTAATTAGCTTTTGAAAATGAGCCTACATTTGTTGGCCATGTTCATATTACTTCAAAACCACCAATGATACAACAAATGATTTATAACTCAATAGTAAGTACTAAACAAGTTAAATGTCAAGAAAATTCTCACTCATCAATATCTTAGCATGCataatttcaagtttcaatcaaatatcaaattaccAACCATTCCCTTCAGCTTTCTCCAACTTATCATCCCCATTGTCACCATAATTGCAGCCGTGCTCCTTGCTATTATTACCAACCGATGCTTCATCCATTGCATCTGGATCAATGGTATTTGGAAAAATCATTTCCGCAACTACACCAGCCTTGAAAGCATGGAGAAACTCATCCGTCCTCCTTCTATTGGCCTCCATTTTCTCGTTAGCCACTCCAACAAGAAACCTCGTGTACTCCGGAGGAACCAAAACCTTATTTTTATCCCCCAACGGTACCTCCAATCGGATCGAACACCGTATCCCCACAATCACCCGCTTGCTCACGCTGGTAATCCCAGACTCGCGAAATCCACAACGTATTGCCAGAGAAACCAGAGACTGAGCTGCCTCAAGATCCTTGCATTCCACTGCAATAATCAACGGCTCGAATCGGAACACTAACTCGCTGAGTTCAGACGGCGAGTCAGAACTCTGAGTTGACTTGGACGACGGGTAGAGGAGTTTAAGAATTACGTCGGCATCGGCCGGCTCGTGAGAGACAAAGATCCAGGTTCCACCACGTGCTTTCTTCCTCGGAACTTTTCCGTCAGTAATCTTGGGGTGGGAGAAGATAGAGATACGGCCTGAGCAGGAACTGGTGGTGAAGTAGGAGGGCTGGCAGTTGATGGCGTCGATGAGGGGGACAATTGCCGCGTCTAACGTGCCCTTAGGTGATTTGTCCGTCTCAGTTGATGCCAGTGCCGCTATCGCCGACGCCTTCCTCTTCTGAAAGTCCATACTTTAGGCTCTTCCCTGCAGCCGAAAACAAAAACCCTCGCAAAATCTTCTCACATATTGCGGCAGAAAACAGGGGTATAAATGGAAAAGCGAGTTTGGAAATTCAAAAACATGGGCCGGACTTTCAAGTATACATTTATTGGATAATTAGAGGCGGTGGCAATATGGTAAATACGAGAGAATCCCATGAATCGTGGAGATATCCAAAGTTTATCCAAAACACAGAAACAATCGTTACCATCACAGATAAAAAACCCTAATTAGGCCgactcaaatacacaaaaacaaacCCTCACTTGATCTTTTCTGAAGAGTAAAAAGAATGAGTAGAAAAGGCGAGGAAGAAGAGATTTCAGAGATGGAGCTAGGCCACATTACCAACACCAATACCGGTACCAGAGAAACTGatgaatcaaatcaaaacatTGATCTGTGTTGCTCATCAAATGCAGTTGTAACCCTAGCCCAAAAGGTCAGTGACGATCAATCGATcaatataaaatcaaattaaaccaACCAGCATCGAAGTGAATTTACTGACAGGTTGATTTTGATTATGTTGGTAGGTTATTGCAGAGGCGATTGGGACCTACTTTGTGATATTCGCAGGGTGCGGATCGGTGGCGGTGAACAAGATCTACGGTTCAGTGACATTCCCTGGCATTTGTGTGACATGGGGTTTGATTGTTATGGTGATGGTTTATACAGTCGGTCATGTTTCTGGAGCCCACTTCAATCCAGCAGTCACAATCACTCTGACTATTTTTCGCAGATTCCCATATAAAGAGGTCATTTTGATACATTTGTATTATTTAACCAATAATCCCAACAGTTGTTGCATCCCAATAGTATATGAGTTAGACACACATGATCCAAATGAATTCATTGATTTACACATGAAATCCTGTGCGTATAACTCAGCTATTGGGATACCAACAGCGGCTAGGATCCCAATGGTTGATGCAATTAATAACTCTGAGTGAGTTACTTGTGTAGGTGCCATTTTACATTGTGGCGCAACTGATGGGTTCAATACTGGCTAGTGGAACAATAGCTTTGGCAATGGATGTGACTCCTAAAGATTATTTTGGAACTGTGCCAGTTGGATCTAATGGACAGTCTTTGGCCATAGAAATCATCATCTCCTTTTTGTTGATGTTTGTCATTTCTGCTGTTGCTACTGATAAAAGAGCGGTTTGTATTTTTCCTGTCCCCCTTTATACTATTCAAACAAGTTGTGAACATTTTTCCTTCCAATCTTGTATTAACTgctataaataatttttttgttcttttctgtTGTTGGCAGGTAGGAGAACTGGGAGGGGTTGCTGTTGGAATGACTATAATGTTGAATGTACTTGTTGCAgggtaattaattttgtttcattCGTTAGTACTTATCACtgtttcatatatatttataatttttttggagATGTCATTAAGACATTAACACATTGTATTTGACATGGTTAATTTGCAGGCCTATATCAGGAGCTTCAATGAACCCGGCAAGGAGCATTGGACCAGCTTTGGTGAAGCATGTTTATTCAGGACTATGGGTTTACATAATAGGACCAATCATTGGAACAATAGCAGGAGCATTTGCCTATAACTTGATCAGATTCACTGACAAACCACTCGGTGAGTTGGCGAAGGATGGATCATTTCTCCGGCGCTCGAAGAGCACTACTTCTTAGAACTGTAGAGTCATTATATGTTAGTGCCTCTCAAATGGGTCTTTTAGGATTTTAAGCATTTTCataatttcacttttttttttttttaatgtttttcatCTCATAATATTGTAGCCGCCTTTAAGGCTCATTATCTTTTTTCTTGATTGGTGGATTCTAGTAATATCTGTGTGCTGGGTTAAACATGAGTTTGTCATTTTATCAGCCATATTTTTTGACTAAAGTTTGAGGGTggtgatggttttttttttcttcttctaatcaTCAGTTTGCATTAACGACAAGATAAGCATgattcatttgaaaaaaaaagaagaagaaaagagaagattaaagtcacaaaactgtcataatcCACTTAGTTTAATTTGTACTTTGAATAGAAGAATTAAAGGGACAAAACAAAGactgataaataaataatatataaataaacccATACAACCCATGTATTGTATGTATACCATACCCAAGAACACTCCAGTACTGTGCAGGACTTGGGGCTTTAAAGTTATTGTCCACTTGAGCTACTGCTATACTTTGAAGTCCAGTACTTCTCAATCTCTTCTGCACTTCTTCCTGGTATTCTCCCAGCAATCAAACcccacctattccatgcatccAACTCCATCAATAAAACCCCACCAAACtaaatcaaattttaaaaaaagaagaagaaggaagacaaACCTCTGGCCAACCAAGCTAAACATTCTGGCAATGAGACTTTCCTCATCTTCAGAGAACTCAAGCTTGGATTCCTCACCTTTTGCATCTAAAACAAACACACATGCAAACCCATCAATAAAGAAATCCAACCCTAATACAGTAATACGTACTACTCTGCTGCCTACTGCCTATGCATAAAACTCGACAcgtaaaaaaagggaaaagaaaagaaacttaaTTAAGTAAAAGTACCTTTAGAATTATCTTCAGTAGGGTCTTGGGATGTGTGCTGCAAATCGCCCATTTTTCTATATGAGAAACCCCTCTATCTCTATGTCTATCTCTGAATAGAATATCAGGGATGTCGTGAGGGTTTAGGCAAGTAGTGTAGGGAGTATATAAtaaggatagggatagggataGGGATAGGATGGGTCGTTAACTTAAGGTGGAGTGGTGGTTGAAAAGCGTAGACTGGTAGTTCTTGGGCTTTGATGAGTCGTTGAAGCCTTTTTTTAGTTTGGTGGGTTGGCCTTTTGTGCCTGAATGAATCATT includes the following:
- the LOC119988879 gene encoding probable aquaporin NIP-type, yielding MSRKGEEEEISEMELGHITNTNTGTRETDESNQNIDLCCSSNAVVTLAQKVIAEAIGTYFVIFAGCGSVAVNKIYGSVTFPGICVTWGLIVMVMVYTVGHVSGAHFNPAVTITLTIFRRFPYKEVPFYIVAQLMGSILASGTIALAMDVTPKDYFGTVPVGSNGQSLAIEIIISFLLMFVISAVATDKRAVGELGGVAVGMTIMLNVLVAGPISGASMNPARSIGPALVKHVYSGLWVYIIGPIIGTIAGAFAYNLIRFTDKPLGELAKDGSFLRRSKSTTS
- the LOC119988880 gene encoding MYB-like transcription factor ETC1, encoding MGDLQHTSQDPTEDNSKDAKGEESKLEFSEDEESLIARMFSLVGQRWGLIAGRIPGRSAEEIEKYWTSKYSSSSSGQ